A window of the Synechococcus sp. M16.1 genome harbors these coding sequences:
- a CDS encoding four-carbon acid sugar kinase family protein — protein sequence MKVVVIDDDPTGSQTVHSCPLLLRWDVDTLRRGLRHASPLLFLLADTRALMPTDAAERNRGIAVALDQALQREGLARDQVLLVSRGDSTLRGHGVLEPEVLQASFGPFDATFHVPAFLEGGRTTVNGVHLLHGEAVHTTPFAQDRLFGFSNSDLACWLEEKSDGAIAAASVQLISGRELDAACAAGLPLLIERLRGLQGNASVVVDAERQEQLTALAAAVRALQGQKRFLFRSAASMVKALADPGPPPLDPKGLAGLRRLADDGTPLPGLVMVGSHVPLADQQLELLLQESGCQGVELPVPRIARVLEGPTPDLLLADLERVWLQQLRALLDRGLTPVLFTSRGELRCASEHEGRRLSCALAELMGRLAAALAPDLGYLISKGGITSQTLLARGLALESVQLEGQLLPGLSLVRPSAGPCSGLPILTFPGNLGDAGTLREAWQRMEAG from the coding sequence ATGAAGGTTGTGGTCATTGACGACGATCCCACCGGCTCGCAGACGGTGCATAGTTGCCCGCTGCTGCTGCGCTGGGATGTCGACACCTTGCGCCGGGGGCTGCGCCATGCGTCGCCTCTGTTGTTTCTGCTGGCCGACACCCGGGCGCTGATGCCCACGGATGCCGCGGAACGCAACCGCGGCATTGCGGTGGCCTTGGATCAGGCGCTGCAGCGGGAGGGATTGGCGCGTGATCAGGTGCTGCTGGTGAGTCGTGGTGATTCGACCTTGCGCGGCCATGGGGTGCTGGAGCCTGAGGTTTTGCAGGCGTCCTTCGGGCCTTTTGATGCCACGTTCCATGTTCCGGCGTTCTTGGAAGGGGGTCGCACCACCGTGAACGGGGTGCATCTCCTCCACGGGGAAGCGGTGCACACCACGCCGTTTGCCCAGGACCGGCTGTTCGGTTTCAGTAACAGCGATCTCGCCTGCTGGCTGGAGGAGAAGAGCGACGGGGCCATCGCCGCGGCGTCGGTGCAGCTGATCAGTGGCCGGGAGCTCGATGCTGCCTGCGCTGCTGGGCTGCCGCTGTTGATCGAGCGTCTGCGTGGGCTCCAGGGCAATGCATCTGTGGTGGTGGATGCCGAGCGGCAGGAGCAGCTCACCGCTCTGGCCGCAGCGGTGCGCGCCCTGCAAGGGCAGAAACGCTTTCTGTTCCGTTCCGCCGCCAGCATGGTGAAGGCCCTGGCGGATCCAGGCCCGCCGCCGCTTGATCCCAAGGGCTTAGCGGGGTTGCGACGGTTGGCTGACGATGGAACGCCTCTGCCGGGCCTGGTGATGGTGGGCTCCCATGTGCCCTTGGCGGATCAGCAGCTGGAGCTGTTGCTGCAGGAATCGGGTTGCCAAGGTGTTGAACTGCCGGTGCCGCGCATCGCCCGGGTGCTGGAGGGGCCGACACCCGACCTGTTGCTGGCGGATTTAGAGCGGGTCTGGTTGCAGCAGCTGCGGGCGCTGCTTGATCGAGGTCTGACGCCGGTGCTGTTCACCAGCCGCGGTGAGCTGCGTTGCGCCTCCGAGCATGAGGGCCGGCGCTTGTCCTGCGCTCTGGCCGAGTTGATGGGTCGATTGGCGGCAGCTCTCGCGCCTGATCTGGGCTACTTGATCAGCAAAGGCGGCATCACCAGCCAGACGCTGCTGGCTCGGGGTCTGGCCCTTGAGTCGGTACAGCTGGAAGGGCAGCTGCTGCCGGGTTTGTCGCTGGTGCGTCCGTCAGCGGGGCCCTGCAGCGGACTGCCGATTCTCACCTTCCCCGGCAATCTCGGCGATGCCGGCACCCTGCGGGAGGCCTGGCAGCGGATGGAGGCCGGCTGA
- a CDS encoding (Fe-S)-binding protein, giving the protein MASPTQLPGLPAGAADPCVHCGFCLPTCASYRVLASEMDSPRGRIHALRAIEAGDLELDATVASHFDTCLGCYACVSACPSGVRYDQLIEATRPKLNQANQRSSWQTSFRKLLLQVLPYPKRLRALLQPLRAYAGTPLQQLARRSGLTRLFGPEIEAMEQLLPPLVPESFSDRLPQINPASGKRRGRVALLLGCVQRCFDPSVSTATVKVLQANGFEVVIPPGQGCCGAVSHHQGELELTRQLATDLIRSMNAVKGDLDAVLVAASGCGHTMKAYGELLNGKAAFRAPVLDVQEFLADRGLLETFRTQLQPLPGVVAMHDACHMIHGQGIQAQPRQLLRAIPNLQLREATEAGVCCGSAGIYNLVQPEEAAKLGRIKADDLSGTGAELVASANIGCTLQLRRHLGDRARVQHPMELLAASAGLHPLPGLPQGAGIAEIAGEGENRQSAAGPR; this is encoded by the coding sequence ATGGCCTCTCCCACCCAGCTCCCCGGGCTTCCCGCCGGCGCAGCAGACCCCTGCGTGCACTGCGGCTTCTGCCTTCCCACCTGTGCCAGCTATCGCGTGCTGGCCAGCGAGATGGACTCGCCCCGCGGCCGTATTCACGCGCTACGGGCGATAGAAGCCGGTGACCTGGAGCTGGATGCCACGGTGGCCAGCCATTTCGACACCTGCCTGGGCTGTTACGCCTGTGTTTCGGCGTGTCCTTCAGGAGTCCGCTACGACCAGCTGATCGAAGCCACCCGCCCCAAGCTCAATCAGGCCAACCAGCGCAGCAGTTGGCAAACCAGCTTCCGCAAGCTGCTGCTGCAGGTGCTGCCCTACCCCAAGCGCCTGAGGGCCCTGCTGCAACCCCTGCGGGCCTATGCCGGCACACCGCTGCAACAGCTGGCCCGCCGCTCCGGGCTCACCCGTCTGTTCGGGCCGGAAATCGAAGCGATGGAGCAGCTGCTGCCGCCCCTGGTGCCGGAGAGCTTCAGCGACCGACTGCCCCAGATCAATCCCGCCTCCGGCAAACGCCGCGGCCGCGTGGCGCTGTTGCTGGGCTGCGTGCAGCGCTGCTTCGATCCCAGCGTCAGCACCGCAACGGTGAAGGTGCTGCAAGCCAACGGATTTGAGGTGGTGATTCCGCCAGGCCAGGGATGCTGCGGGGCGGTGAGCCATCACCAGGGGGAGCTGGAACTCACGCGCCAATTGGCGACGGATCTGATTCGGAGCATGAATGCCGTTAAGGGAGATCTGGATGCGGTGCTGGTGGCCGCTTCGGGCTGCGGCCACACGATGAAGGCCTACGGCGAGCTCCTGAACGGGAAAGCTGCCTTCCGCGCTCCGGTGTTGGATGTGCAGGAATTCCTGGCGGACCGCGGCCTCCTGGAGACATTCCGCACCCAACTGCAACCACTTCCCGGCGTCGTGGCCATGCATGACGCCTGCCACATGATTCACGGCCAGGGAATCCAGGCCCAGCCCCGTCAGCTGCTGCGGGCCATCCCCAACCTTCAGCTGCGGGAAGCAACCGAAGCGGGGGTGTGCTGCGGCAGCGCCGGCATCTACAACCTGGTGCAGCCGGAGGAAGCCGCCAAACTGGGCCGGATCAAGGCCGACGACCTCAGCGGCACCGGTGCTGAACTGGTAGCCAGCGCCAACATCGGTTGCACCCTGCAACTGCGGCGGCACCTGGGCGATCGGGCCCGGGTGCAACACCCGATGGAACTACTGGCCGCCTCAGCCGGCCTCCATCCGCTGCCAGGCCTCCCGCAGGGTGCCGGCATCGCCGAGATTGCCGGGGAAGGTGAGAATCGGCAGTCCGCTGCAGGGCCCCGCTGA
- a CDS encoding NADP-dependent isocitrate dehydrogenase: MAQFEKLTAPSQGTPIRFENGQPVVADNPIIPFIRGDGTGVDIWPATQKVLDAAVAKAYGGSKSIEWFKVYAGDEACDLYGTYQYLPEDTLEAIRAYGVAIKGPLTTPVGGGIRSLNVALRQIFDLYSCVRPCRYYEGTPSPHKRPQDLDVIVYRENTEDIYMGVEWEADDAVGQELRKHLNEVVIPANGKLGKRQIPEGSGIGIKPVSKAGSQRHIRKAIQHALRLQGDKRHVTLVHKGNIMKFTEGAFRDWGYELATTEFRDVCITERESWILGNLEKDPNLSVQANARMIEPGYDSLTPEKKAEIDAEVQAVIDAIGSSHGGGKWKEMVLVDDRIADSIFQQIQTRPQEYSILATLNLNGDYISDAAAAMVGGLGMAPGANIGENAAIFEATHGTAPKHAGLDRINPGSVILSGVMMLEFLGWQEAADLVTKGLSAAIADKQVTYDLARLMEPQVDPVSCSGFADAVIQRF, translated from the coding sequence ATGGCCCAGTTCGAGAAGCTCACCGCCCCCAGCCAGGGCACACCGATCCGCTTCGAGAACGGTCAGCCCGTGGTGGCCGACAACCCGATCATCCCCTTCATCCGGGGCGATGGCACCGGGGTGGACATCTGGCCCGCCACCCAGAAAGTGTTGGATGCGGCTGTGGCCAAGGCCTACGGCGGCAGCAAGAGCATCGAATGGTTCAAGGTGTACGCCGGCGATGAGGCCTGCGACCTCTACGGCACCTACCAGTACCTGCCGGAGGACACCCTCGAGGCGATCCGCGCCTACGGCGTGGCCATCAAAGGCCCCCTCACCACTCCGGTGGGTGGCGGCATCCGGTCGCTGAACGTGGCCCTGCGCCAGATCTTTGATCTGTATTCCTGCGTGCGCCCCTGCCGTTACTACGAGGGCACCCCAAGCCCCCACAAACGTCCCCAGGATCTGGACGTGATCGTCTACCGGGAGAACACCGAAGACATCTACATGGGGGTGGAATGGGAAGCCGATGACGCCGTTGGCCAGGAGCTGCGCAAGCACCTCAACGAGGTGGTCATCCCCGCCAACGGCAAGCTGGGCAAGCGTCAGATCCCCGAGGGTTCCGGCATCGGCATCAAGCCGGTGAGCAAAGCCGGCAGCCAGCGCCACATCCGCAAGGCGATCCAGCACGCCCTGCGTCTTCAGGGCGACAAGCGCCATGTGACCCTGGTGCACAAGGGCAACATTATGAAGTTCACGGAAGGAGCCTTCCGCGACTGGGGCTACGAGCTGGCCACCACAGAATTCCGCGACGTGTGCATCACTGAGCGGGAAAGCTGGATTCTCGGCAACCTCGAGAAGGATCCCAACCTGAGCGTGCAGGCCAACGCCCGGATGATCGAGCCTGGCTACGACAGCCTGACCCCGGAGAAAAAGGCTGAAATTGATGCCGAGGTGCAGGCGGTGATCGACGCCATCGGTAGCAGCCACGGTGGCGGCAAGTGGAAGGAGATGGTGCTGGTGGATGACCGCATCGCCGACAGCATTTTCCAGCAGATCCAGACCCGCCCCCAGGAGTATTCGATCCTCGCCACGCTCAATCTCAACGGCGATTACATCTCCGACGCCGCCGCTGCGATGGTCGGTGGCTTGGGCATGGCCCCCGGCGCCAACATCGGCGAGAACGCCGCCATCTTCGAAGCCACCCACGGCACCGCCCCGAAACACGCTGGCCTCGACCGGATCAACCCAGGCTCAGTGATCCTCAGCGGCGTGATGATGCTGGAGTTCCTCGGCTGGCAGGAAGCTGCGGATCTGGTGACCAAGGGTCTCAGTGCCGCCATCGCGGACAAGCAGGTCACCTACGACCTGGCCCGACTGATGGAGCCCCAAGTGGATCCAGTGAGCTGCAGCGGTTTTGCCGACGCGGTCATCCAGCGCTTCTGA
- a CDS encoding glycosyltransferase family 2 protein — translation MASEQVWVVAACFNEEAVITRFIERVLVVPGVDHLVLIDDGSRDATVQQIRDFMTQRRSQGLLVPVTLLELTRNFGKEAAMLAGLDHVRERCAAAVLIDSDLQHPPELIEAMVAEWRAGAEVVSAVRDDRDQESRLKVLSASWFYRVFNKMVDSIQLREGAGDQLILLDAAAVKAITSMRESSRFFKGLMPWTGYRAVALPYQRVKREAGSTSWSPLKLFGYAIDGIFSFSVLPLRVWTGLGLMVSSFSLLYAFVIALRTLLFGRDVPGYASLMGAVLFLGGIQLIGIGVLGDYIGRIYIDVKRRPHYFVRAVHQGSELLR, via the coding sequence ATGGCCAGCGAGCAGGTGTGGGTGGTGGCGGCCTGCTTCAACGAAGAAGCTGTGATCACCCGCTTCATCGAGCGGGTTCTGGTTGTCCCTGGTGTGGACCATCTGGTGTTGATCGACGATGGCTCCAGGGATGCCACCGTTCAACAGATCCGCGATTTCATGACACAGCGCCGCAGTCAGGGCCTGTTGGTTCCGGTGACCCTGCTGGAACTCACCCGCAACTTCGGCAAGGAGGCCGCCATGCTCGCGGGACTGGATCACGTGCGTGAACGCTGTGCTGCGGCTGTGCTGATCGACTCCGATCTTCAGCATCCGCCTGAGTTGATCGAGGCGATGGTGGCGGAATGGCGCGCTGGGGCCGAGGTGGTGTCGGCGGTGCGTGATGACCGTGATCAGGAGTCGCGTCTGAAGGTGCTGAGTGCCTCGTGGTTCTACCGGGTGTTCAACAAGATGGTGGATTCCATTCAGCTCCGGGAAGGGGCTGGTGATCAGTTGATTCTTCTTGACGCAGCCGCTGTGAAGGCGATCACGTCGATGCGCGAATCCAGTCGTTTTTTCAAAGGGCTCATGCCGTGGACTGGCTATCGAGCAGTCGCACTGCCCTACCAACGGGTCAAACGGGAAGCAGGGTCCACGTCCTGGAGTCCCCTCAAGTTGTTTGGTTATGCCATCGACGGAATTTTCTCGTTTTCAGTTCTGCCTCTCAGGGTCTGGACGGGGCTGGGTCTGATGGTCTCCAGTTTCAGTCTTCTCTATGCCTTCGTGATCGCACTTCGCACACTTCTCTTTGGCAGGGATGTTCCGGGTTATGCCTCATTAATGGGGGCAGTTTTGTTCCTCGGCGGCATTCAACTGATCGGCATCGGCGTGCTGGGTGATTACATCGGTCGGATCTACATCGACGTCAAACGGCGGCCGCACTATTTCGTCCGAGCCGTGCATCAGGGATCAGAGTTGTTGCGCTGA
- a CDS encoding GtrA family protein, which produces MPLLNRVLRYGLVGGTAAAVHISVLLLLGPWMSLSLANPIAFLAASVASYFGHSLLTFRKETGGRQFARRWLLLQYVVNLSVCALLPLLQAPTLVLVFTPTLLNVVIWSRAALFSAKARKKEWTSAQQL; this is translated from the coding sequence ATGCCCCTGCTGAACCGCGTGCTGCGCTATGGCCTGGTGGGGGGCACGGCCGCAGCTGTTCACATCAGCGTGCTGCTGCTTCTGGGCCCGTGGATGAGCCTGAGCCTGGCCAACCCCATTGCCTTCCTGGCCGCCTCCGTGGCGAGCTATTTCGGCCATTCCCTGTTGACGTTCCGGAAAGAGACGGGGGGACGCCAGTTCGCCCGTCGCTGGCTTTTGCTGCAGTACGTGGTCAACCTCAGCGTGTGCGCCCTCCTACCGCTACTCCAGGCCCCGACCCTTGTGCTGGTGTTCACCCCCACGCTGCTGAATGTCGTGATCTGGAGCCGAGCGGCCCTGTTCAGTGCCAAGGCCCGCAAGAAGGAATGGACATCAGCGCAACAACTCTGA
- a CDS encoding 5'-methylthioadenosine/adenosylhomocysteine nucleosidase: protein MTQPLHLGLLGAMPEEIGSDLSHLTDLSCSDHGDLRIHRGSWNDTVRLSLAWSGWGKVSAARAATRLLASDPSIDLLVFTGVAGAADPALSQWDVVLADAVVQHDMDARPLFPRFTLPALNQDRLQPQPPWFNWAKTALMEAHNAGDLDGFARPRSGLIATGDRFIGDPAVLQALRDALPDLQAVEMEGAAVAQVAEQEGVPWLVLRVISDGADETASQSFEDFVKRYERQAWRLIEALLQHCNNTPR, encoded by the coding sequence ATGACGCAACCGCTGCACCTGGGCCTGCTGGGCGCCATGCCGGAAGAGATCGGCTCTGATCTAAGCCACCTCACGGATCTGAGCTGCAGCGACCATGGCGACCTGAGAATCCACAGGGGATCGTGGAACGACACGGTGCGCCTCAGCCTGGCCTGGAGCGGCTGGGGGAAGGTGAGCGCTGCGCGGGCCGCCACTCGCCTGCTCGCCAGCGATCCCAGCATCGATCTGCTGGTGTTCACCGGCGTTGCCGGGGCTGCGGATCCGGCCCTGAGTCAATGGGATGTTGTGTTGGCTGATGCCGTGGTGCAGCACGACATGGATGCCCGGCCACTGTTCCCACGCTTCACGCTGCCAGCACTGAACCAGGACCGGCTCCAACCGCAGCCACCTTGGTTCAACTGGGCCAAGACCGCTCTGATGGAGGCTCACAATGCAGGCGACCTGGACGGGTTCGCACGGCCCAGGAGCGGTCTGATCGCCACGGGGGATCGCTTCATCGGAGATCCAGCGGTGCTGCAGGCGCTGCGGGATGCCCTGCCCGACCTGCAGGCCGTTGAGATGGAAGGTGCTGCTGTCGCGCAGGTGGCCGAGCAGGAAGGTGTGCCTTGGCTGGTGCTGCGGGTGATTTCCGATGGTGCCGACGAAACGGCCTCCCAAAGCTTCGAAGACTTCGTCAAACGCTACGAACGACAGGCCTGGCGGCTGATTGAGGCCCTGCTGCAGCACTGCAACAACACGCCCCGATAG
- a CDS encoding heme oxygenase (biliverdin-producing), giving the protein MSVALAAQIREGTKKSHTMAENTGFVSCFLKGVVDKSSYRKLVADLYFVYEAMEEEIDKLGDHPIVGPIGKKELNRRESLEQDLTYYFGAGWKEQIQPSPSAAAYVERIHAVAKESPELLVGHHYTRYLGDLSGGQILKNIAQKAMNMDGDDGLRFYVFDDIADEKAFKANYRAAMDSLPIDQATADRIVEEANHAFHLNMNMFKELEGNLVAAIGKVLFGFLTRRQRAGSTEAAAA; this is encoded by the coding sequence ATGTCCGTTGCACTGGCTGCCCAGATTCGTGAAGGCACGAAAAAGTCGCACACCATGGCCGAGAACACCGGCTTTGTGAGCTGCTTCCTGAAGGGTGTCGTCGACAAATCCAGCTATCGCAAGCTTGTTGCAGACCTCTACTTCGTCTACGAGGCGATGGAAGAGGAGATCGACAAGCTGGGTGATCATCCGATTGTTGGACCGATTGGCAAGAAAGAGCTCAATCGTCGCGAATCTCTCGAGCAGGACCTCACCTATTACTTCGGTGCAGGTTGGAAAGAGCAGATTCAACCCTCTCCGTCCGCAGCGGCTTACGTTGAACGGATTCATGCCGTAGCGAAGGAGTCCCCAGAGCTCTTGGTCGGCCATCACTACACCCGTTATCTCGGTGATCTCTCTGGTGGTCAGATCCTCAAGAACATCGCCCAGAAAGCGATGAACATGGATGGCGACGACGGACTTCGTTTCTACGTCTTCGATGACATCGCCGATGAGAAGGCGTTCAAGGCCAATTATCGCGCTGCGATGGATAGTCTTCCGATCGATCAGGCAACGGCCGACCGCATCGTCGAGGAAGCCAATCATGCTTTCCACCTGAACATGAACATGTTCAAGGAGTTGGAAGGCAATCTTGTTGCCGCGATTGGCAAAGTGCTGTTTGGCTTCCTCACCCGTCGTCAGCGGGCAGGCAGCACCGAGGCCGCAGCCGCTTGA
- a CDS encoding glycosyltransferase, whose amino-acid sequence MPTQLIRFLVPGISSRFRCGGLSVEQQTARLVANLCPTELVTYRERSPEHPYLDDCLRLEPPDTKVLWVVSWGFDVPGLIRRLDGRRVAYHAHSSAYGFDLPPGVPVLAVSRNTLGYWGNQAPRNPLALVPNALDQTWLDRGDRAVSQRRPIDVLVQARKSSPYVLRQLVPALRQAGLVVEVQTGWVDDLVDLFNRSTVYLYDSAEYWRGRGVTEGFGLPPLEALACGCVVFSSLNHALADYGDPGHTVHQIGCGRLRFDLERIQAAVASPQRWRPSSDYLEDLLHECSEAVLLERWRGAFAHLDAIEAVSGPLLSSSPTWRLRLQHLIDRLQRVVNRLPGWPKGLLHR is encoded by the coding sequence GTGCCCACCCAACTGATTCGTTTCCTGGTCCCCGGGATCAGCAGTCGCTTTCGTTGTGGAGGGCTCAGCGTCGAACAACAGACCGCCCGACTAGTGGCGAATCTGTGCCCGACGGAACTGGTCACCTACCGCGAACGCTCACCCGAGCATCCGTACCTGGACGACTGCCTTCGCCTGGAGCCCCCGGATACCAAGGTTCTCTGGGTGGTCAGCTGGGGCTTTGATGTTCCTGGCTTAATCCGTCGCTTAGATGGCCGTCGGGTTGCGTACCACGCCCACAGCAGCGCCTACGGCTTTGACTTGCCGCCAGGTGTTCCTGTCTTGGCCGTCAGCCGCAACACCTTGGGCTATTGGGGCAACCAAGCTCCCCGCAACCCCCTTGCCCTGGTCCCGAATGCTCTGGACCAGACCTGGCTCGACCGTGGCGACCGTGCGGTAAGCCAGCGCCGCCCGATCGATGTGTTGGTTCAGGCCCGTAAGAGCAGTCCTTATGTTCTGAGGCAACTGGTGCCAGCCTTGCGACAGGCGGGCCTTGTGGTGGAAGTTCAGACGGGCTGGGTGGATGACCTGGTGGATCTGTTCAACCGCTCCACGGTGTATCTCTACGACTCAGCGGAGTACTGGCGCGGACGTGGCGTGACCGAGGGCTTCGGCTTGCCGCCGCTGGAGGCATTGGCCTGTGGATGCGTTGTGTTCAGCAGCCTCAATCACGCCCTGGCGGACTATGGAGATCCAGGTCACACCGTGCATCAGATCGGTTGTGGGCGGCTGCGTTTCGATCTTGAGCGGATCCAGGCTGCTGTTGCATCCCCTCAGCGCTGGCGGCCCTCCAGCGATTATTTGGAGGACTTGCTTCACGAGTGTTCAGAAGCTGTGCTGCTCGAGCGCTGGCGTGGTGCCTTCGCACACCTGGATGCAATCGAGGCAGTATCGGGGCCTCTCCTCAGCAGTTCTCCCACGTGGCGGTTGAGACTGCAGCATCTGATCGATCGACTCCAGCGAGTGGTCAATCGGTTGCCCGGCTGGCCGAAAGGCCTGCTGCACCGATAG
- a CDS encoding ABC transporter ATP-binding protein, producing the protein MIEALQRSIQSQTWRELQVLLRELAPERRRFLALVLLASLLQGLVDIFLVGLLARLVGLLAGAKLGDQIPGIRFFGGGLQDQVGWIVVLLIAAYWLVSGIRFGVALLESLLTAEIWADLVNKVYRNLMLQRYEFFVLNRKALLSERFNRILSRVTGTVITPMIAISASFVSVTALILGVGLMLGSTSLFIFVLLFVAYALSSRIITPYLRLALRQKIRYSRRLKLIFSESMRSIRDVQLYSSHEYFVNRFSSSGVLAKRSDRLSKLLPAVPRFVIEPAGITILFVVGLAPAISSGDADRLREALPELATVLVVLLRITSPLQTVFSNVNKLRGGLPEVKDALELLRMRPNRLSLGDSGVPSSDGIMPSRLIELSGVNFSYQESDRLVLENVSLSIPVGSRIALVGSTGSGKTTIAHLLLGLYTPSTGGLLLDGVPVSAEEMPAWQANCAFVPQNIRLLDASVRENVAFCEDPDSIDDNEVWAALEAAQFSEFAAQMPYGLYTICGEDGIKLSGGQCQRLALARAFYRKAKLMVLDEATSALDNKTEHDVMHALDLIGRRCTMVVIAHRLSTVKKCDRIFEISQGRIVASGDFETLKKLSPSFREMTMLDAV; encoded by the coding sequence ATGATTGAGGCTTTGCAGCGATCCATCCAGAGTCAGACCTGGAGAGAACTTCAAGTTCTGCTTCGTGAGCTAGCGCCAGAAAGACGACGGTTTCTCGCTCTGGTCCTGTTGGCGTCGCTCTTGCAGGGATTGGTCGATATTTTTTTGGTGGGTTTGTTGGCGCGTTTGGTCGGCTTGCTAGCTGGAGCCAAGCTCGGTGACCAGATTCCTGGGATTCGTTTTTTTGGCGGAGGTTTACAAGATCAGGTCGGCTGGATTGTGGTCTTGCTGATAGCGGCTTACTGGTTGGTATCTGGTATTCGTTTCGGGGTGGCCTTGCTCGAATCTTTATTGACAGCGGAGATTTGGGCAGACCTAGTGAATAAAGTTTACCGGAATTTGATGTTGCAGCGTTATGAGTTTTTTGTGCTTAATCGCAAGGCGTTGTTGTCTGAGCGCTTTAATCGAATTCTGTCGCGTGTGACAGGAACTGTGATTACTCCAATGATTGCTATTTCGGCAAGCTTTGTGTCTGTCACCGCGCTGATTCTCGGAGTGGGATTGATGCTTGGCAGTACATCTCTGTTTATTTTCGTCCTGCTGTTTGTTGCCTATGCACTTTCTTCGAGAATAATTACTCCTTATCTTAGGTTGGCTCTGCGTCAGAAAATTCGTTATTCAAGGCGCCTCAAATTAATCTTTTCTGAGTCAATGAGATCGATTAGAGATGTACAATTATATTCTTCGCATGAATATTTTGTCAATCGATTCTCTAGCTCAGGAGTTCTAGCGAAGAGGAGTGATCGTCTTTCAAAGTTATTGCCTGCGGTTCCGCGATTTGTCATAGAACCCGCAGGTATCACAATTCTTTTTGTGGTGGGACTTGCCCCTGCGATTTCCTCCGGAGATGCTGACCGTCTGCGTGAGGCGCTTCCGGAATTGGCGACGGTTCTGGTGGTGCTCTTGCGTATTACGTCGCCTTTGCAAACCGTTTTTAGCAATGTCAATAAGTTGCGTGGTGGGCTTCCTGAGGTGAAAGATGCTTTGGAGTTGCTCAGGATGAGACCCAACCGATTGTCTCTTGGTGATTCAGGAGTTCCCTCTTCGGACGGCATCATGCCGAGTCGGTTGATTGAGCTCAGTGGAGTCAACTTTTCTTATCAAGAAAGTGATCGACTCGTTCTTGAAAATGTGAGTCTTTCAATTCCTGTGGGCTCTCGAATTGCCCTTGTTGGCAGCACAGGGAGTGGAAAAACAACCATTGCCCATCTTTTGCTTGGTCTTTACACGCCTTCGACAGGTGGCTTGTTGCTCGACGGTGTGCCTGTCTCTGCGGAGGAAATGCCGGCATGGCAGGCGAATTGTGCATTCGTTCCCCAAAATATTCGCTTGCTTGATGCAAGCGTCAGAGAAAATGTTGCCTTTTGCGAGGATCCAGATTCAATCGATGACAATGAAGTTTGGGCGGCTTTAGAAGCCGCTCAGTTTTCTGAATTTGCAGCCCAGATGCCCTACGGTTTGTACACAATCTGTGGTGAGGATGGCATTAAGCTTTCGGGAGGTCAATGTCAGCGCTTGGCGTTAGCTCGAGCTTTTTATCGAAAAGCCAAACTCATGGTTTTGGACGAGGCTACAAGTGCTTTGGATAACAAAACAGAGCATGATGTGATGCA